Proteins encoded by one window of Streptococcus sanguinis:
- the pfkA gene encoding 6-phosphofructokinase — protein sequence MKRIAVLTSGGDAPGMNAAIRAVVRKAISEGMEVYGIYDGYAGMVAGEIYPLDATSVGDIISRGGTFLHSARYPEFAQVEGQLKGIEQLKKHGIEGVVVIGGDGSYHGAMRLTEHGFPAVGVPGTIDNDIVGTDFTIGFDTAVTTAMDAIDKIRDTSSSHRRTFVIEVMGRNAGDIALWAGIASGADEIIVPEEGFKIEEVVESIKNGYAKGKKHNIIVLAEGVMSADEFAEKLKEAGDMSDLRVTELGHIQRGGSPTARDRVLASRMGAHAVKLLKEGIGGVAVGIRNEQMVESPILGTAEEGALFSLTAEGKIVVNNPHKADLDLADLNRSINI from the coding sequence ATGAAACGTATTGCTGTTTTGACTAGTGGTGGTGATGCCCCTGGTATGAATGCTGCCATCCGTGCGGTTGTTCGTAAAGCAATTTCCGAAGGAATGGAAGTTTACGGTATTTATGATGGTTACGCTGGAATGGTAGCTGGCGAGATTTACCCACTTGATGCAACATCAGTTGGTGACATTATTTCTCGCGGTGGAACTTTCCTTCACTCTGCTCGTTACCCTGAGTTTGCCCAAGTTGAAGGGCAGCTGAAAGGAATTGAGCAGCTTAAAAAACATGGAATCGAAGGTGTCGTTGTTATCGGTGGTGATGGATCTTACCATGGTGCGATGCGCTTGACAGAACATGGCTTCCCAGCTGTCGGTGTTCCAGGAACCATTGATAATGATATCGTCGGAACAGACTTCACTATCGGTTTTGATACTGCTGTTACTACAGCTATGGATGCGATTGACAAGATTCGGGATACCTCATCCAGTCACCGCCGTACTTTCGTTATCGAAGTAATGGGTCGTAATGCTGGTGATATTGCTCTTTGGGCAGGTATTGCATCTGGTGCGGATGAAATCATCGTTCCAGAAGAAGGTTTCAAAATCGAAGAAGTTGTTGAAAGCATTAAGAATGGCTATGCCAAGGGTAAGAAACACAACATCATCGTCTTGGCTGAGGGTGTCATGTCAGCGGATGAATTCGCTGAGAAGCTGAAAGAAGCTGGAGATATGAGCGATTTGCGTGTCACAGAGCTCGGACATATCCAGCGTGGAGGCTCACCGACTGCGCGTGACCGTGTTCTTGCATCTCGTATGGGAGCACATGCTGTTAAACTGCTTAAAGAAGGTATCGGCGGAGTTGCTGTTGGAATCCGCAATGAGCAGATGGTTGAAAGCCCAATTCTGGGAACTGCTGAAGAAGGAGCACTCTTTAGCTTGACTGCTGAAGGCAAGATTGTTGTCAATAATCCGCACAAGGCTGATCTGGACTTGGCTGATTTGAACCGCAGCATCAATATTTAA
- the pcrA gene encoding DNA helicase PcrA, producing MHPLLNGMNDRQAEAVQTTEGPLLIMAGAGSGKTRVLIHRIAYLIDEKMVNPWNILAITFTNKAAREMRERAEKLKTEAQDCLIATFHSMCVRILRREADHIGYNRNFTIVDPGEQRTLMKRILKNLNLDPKKWNERAILGTISNAKNDLIDEVAYANLAGDMYTEIVAKCYTAYQKELRQSEAMDFDDLIMLTLRLFDQNPDVLTYYQQRYQYIHVDEYQDTNHAQYQLVKLLASRFKNICVVGDADQSIYGWRGADMQNILDFEKDYPEAKVVLLEENYRSTKTILQAANEVIRNNRNRRPKNLWTQNEDGEEIVYYRANDEQDEALFVARTIDQLSREGYSHKDFAVLYRTNAQSRTVEEALLKSNIPYTMVGGTKFYSRKEIRDVISYLNLIANPSDNISYERVVNEPKRGVGPGTVEKIRDFASSQEISLLDASANILLSPVKGKAAQAVYDFANMLLDLRERLDDFTVTELVEAVLEKTGYSAALAAQATLESQARIENIEEFLSVTKNFDESPDNPADESGLDKLSRFLNDLALIADTDDGDTESSEVTLMTLHAAKGLEFPVVFLVGMEENVFPLSRASEDEDELEEERRLAYVGITRAEKILYLTNANSRMLYGKTNYNHPTRFLREISSDLLDYQGLARPSNSSFKVSYTNSDTSQFGQGMSLAQALQERKRQAAPSSISTGSLPFGKSSQSQPSKPEVAWAIGDIAHHKKWGDGTVLAVSGSGNSQELKINFSEVGLKKVLASIAPIEKKS from the coding sequence ATGCATCCTTTATTAAACGGTATGAATGACCGTCAGGCTGAGGCGGTTCAAACAACAGAAGGGCCTTTGCTGATTATGGCGGGAGCTGGATCGGGTAAGACCCGTGTCCTGATCCACCGCATTGCCTATTTGATTGATGAAAAAATGGTCAATCCATGGAATATCTTAGCCATTACCTTTACCAATAAGGCGGCGCGGGAGATGAGAGAAAGGGCTGAAAAACTTAAAACGGAGGCCCAAGATTGCTTAATCGCTACCTTCCACTCCATGTGTGTGCGTATTCTGAGACGAGAAGCAGATCATATTGGCTACAACCGCAACTTTACGATCGTTGATCCTGGCGAACAGCGGACTCTGATGAAGCGAATTCTCAAAAATCTCAATCTGGACCCTAAAAAGTGGAATGAGCGTGCCATTCTGGGAACTATTTCCAATGCTAAGAACGACCTGATTGATGAGGTAGCCTATGCAAATCTAGCTGGTGATATGTATACAGAGATTGTAGCTAAGTGCTACACGGCCTATCAAAAGGAATTGCGCCAGTCTGAGGCTATGGACTTTGACGACTTAATCATGCTGACCCTGCGACTCTTTGATCAAAATCCTGACGTTTTGACCTACTACCAGCAACGCTACCAGTACATCCATGTGGACGAGTATCAGGATACCAATCATGCTCAGTATCAGCTGGTCAAGCTCTTGGCTTCCCGCTTTAAGAATATTTGCGTAGTCGGAGATGCTGACCAGTCTATCTATGGCTGGCGGGGAGCCGATATGCAGAATATCCTGGACTTTGAAAAGGATTATCCAGAAGCTAAGGTAGTTCTGCTAGAGGAAAACTATCGTTCCACCAAGACCATTCTTCAGGCAGCTAATGAAGTCATCCGAAACAACCGCAACCGCCGTCCTAAAAATCTCTGGACTCAAAACGAAGACGGTGAGGAAATTGTCTACTATCGGGCTAATGACGAGCAGGATGAGGCTCTTTTTGTCGCCCGAACTATTGATCAGCTGAGCCGAGAAGGATATAGTCATAAGGATTTTGCAGTTCTTTACCGGACCAATGCCCAGTCACGGACAGTGGAGGAAGCCCTGCTAAAGTCCAATATTCCCTATACCATGGTCGGTGGAACCAAGTTCTACAGCCGCAAGGAAATCCGAGATGTTATTTCTTATCTCAATCTCATCGCCAACCCTAGCGACAATATCAGCTATGAACGCGTGGTCAATGAGCCTAAGCGTGGTGTCGGACCAGGAACGGTGGAGAAAATTCGGGATTTTGCGTCCAGTCAGGAAATCTCCTTGCTAGATGCGTCGGCCAATATCTTGCTGTCTCCGGTCAAGGGAAAAGCGGCTCAGGCGGTCTATGATTTTGCCAATATGCTTCTGGATTTGCGGGAGCGCTTGGACGACTTTACAGTAACGGAGCTGGTAGAAGCCGTATTGGAAAAGACAGGCTATTCTGCAGCCTTGGCTGCCCAAGCAACCTTGGAAAGCCAAGCACGGATTGAAAATATCGAAGAATTCCTGTCTGTAACTAAGAACTTTGATGAAAGTCCAGATAATCCTGCTGATGAATCTGGTCTTGATAAGCTCAGCCGTTTTCTCAATGACTTAGCCTTGATTGCAGACACAGATGACGGAGATACGGAGAGTTCCGAAGTGACTCTGATGACCCTCCACGCAGCCAAGGGATTGGAATTTCCGGTCGTCTTTCTGGTTGGTATGGAGGAAAATGTCTTCCCTCTAAGTCGGGCGTCTGAAGATGAGGATGAGTTGGAAGAGGAACGACGTCTAGCTTACGTTGGCATCACCCGAGCAGAGAAGATTCTCTATCTGACCAATGCTAATTCCCGTATGCTTTATGGTAAAACCAACTATAATCATCCTACACGCTTTTTGAGAGAAATCAGCTCAGACTTGCTAGACTATCAGGGACTGGCTCGACCGTCAAATAGCTCCTTTAAGGTTAGTTATACCAATAGTGATACCAGTCAATTCGGTCAAGGCATGAGTCTGGCCCAGGCCCTGCAAGAACGGAAGCGTCAGGCAGCACCAAGCTCGATTTCTACAGGCAGTCTGCCTTTTGGAAAGAGCAGTCAGAGCCAGCCATCTAAGCCAGAAGTTGCTTGGGCTATCGGGGATATTGCCCACCATAAGAAATGGGGAGATGGGACAGTTCTGGCAGTCTCTGGCAGCGGAAACAGTCAAGAGCTTAAGATTAATTTCTCAGAAGTCGGTCTGAAGAAAGTGCTGGCCAGCATAGCACCGATTGAGAAAAAATCATGA
- the pyk gene encoding pyruvate kinase, with protein sequence MNKRVKIVATLGPAVEIRGGKKFGDDGYWGEKLDVEASAQNIAKLIEAGANTFRFNFSHGDHAEQGERMATVKRAEEIAGQKVGFLLDTKGPEIRTELFEGDAKEYSYKTGEKIRVATKQGIKSTRDVIALNVAGALDIYDDVEVGHQVLVDDGKLGLRVFSKDDATREFEVVVENDGIIAKQKGVNIPNTKIPFPALAERDNDDIRFGLEQGINFIAISFVRTAKDVDEVRAICEETGNGHVQLFAKIENQQGIDNLDEIIEAADGIMIARGDMGIEVPFEMVPVYQKMIITKVNAAGKVVITATNMLETMTEKPRATRSEVSDVFNAVIDGTDATMLSGESANGKYPLESVTTMATIDKNAQTLLNEYGRLTTDNFERNSKTEVMASAVKDATNSMDIKLVVTLTKTGHTARLISKYRPNADILAITFDELTQRGLMLNWGVIPVTTETPSNTDDMFEIAEKIAVEQGLVESGDDIVIVAGVPLGEAVRTNTMRIRTVR encoded by the coding sequence ATGAATAAACGTGTAAAAATCGTTGCAACATTAGGTCCTGCGGTAGAAATCCGCGGCGGTAAAAAATTCGGTGATGACGGATATTGGGGAGAAAAGCTGGATGTTGAGGCATCAGCTCAAAACATTGCTAAGTTGATTGAAGCTGGCGCAAACACATTCCGTTTCAACTTCTCACACGGTGACCATGCTGAGCAAGGAGAGCGCATGGCAACTGTTAAGCGTGCAGAAGAAATTGCCGGCCAAAAAGTTGGTTTCCTACTTGATACAAAAGGACCAGAAATTCGTACAGAATTGTTTGAAGGCGATGCAAAAGAGTACTCTTACAAAACTGGTGAAAAAATCCGTGTTGCTACTAAGCAAGGTATCAAATCAACTCGTGATGTGATTGCTTTGAACGTTGCTGGTGCCCTTGACATCTACGATGATGTTGAAGTTGGTCACCAAGTTTTGGTTGACGATGGTAAACTTGGTCTTCGTGTTTTCTCAAAAGACGATGCAACTCGTGAATTTGAAGTAGTCGTTGAAAATGACGGTATCATTGCTAAGCAAAAAGGTGTGAACATCCCTAACACTAAGATTCCTTTCCCAGCACTTGCTGAGCGCGATAATGATGATATCCGTTTCGGTTTGGAACAAGGTATCAACTTCATCGCGATTTCATTCGTACGTACTGCAAAAGACGTCGACGAAGTTCGTGCAATCTGTGAAGAAACTGGCAACGGCCATGTTCAATTGTTCGCGAAAATCGAAAACCAACAAGGTATTGATAACTTGGACGAAATCATTGAAGCTGCTGACGGTATCATGATTGCCCGTGGTGACATGGGTATCGAAGTACCATTCGAAATGGTTCCAGTTTACCAAAAGATGATCATCACTAAGGTCAATGCAGCTGGTAAAGTGGTTATCACAGCAACTAACATGCTTGAAACCATGACAGAAAAACCACGTGCAACTCGTTCAGAAGTATCAGACGTATTTAACGCTGTTATCGATGGAACTGACGCAACTATGCTTTCAGGTGAGTCTGCAAATGGTAAATACCCACTTGAGTCAGTAACAACAATGGCGACTATCGATAAGAATGCTCAAACCCTTCTTAACGAATATGGCCGCTTGACAACTGATAACTTTGAGCGTAACTCTAAGACTGAAGTTATGGCTTCAGCGGTTAAAGATGCTACAAACTCAATGGATATCAAGTTGGTAGTTACCCTTACTAAGACTGGTCACACAGCTCGCTTGATTTCTAAATACCGTCCAAATGCTGATATCTTAGCTATCACTTTTGACGAATTGACTCAACGTGGTCTTATGCTGAACTGGGGTGTTATTCCAGTGACTACTGAAACTCCATCTAACACAGATGATATGTTTGAAATCGCTGAAAAGATTGCAGTTGAGCAAGGCTTGGTTGAATCTGGTGATGATATCGTTATCGTTGCTGGTGTGCCGCTTGGTGAAGCAGTTCGTACCAACACAATGCGCATCCGTACAGTACGTTAA
- a CDS encoding O-acetylhomoserine aminocarboxypropyltransferase/cysteine synthase family protein: MTREFKFETLQLHAGQTVDPTTKSRALPIYQTTSYVFDDTQEGEDLFALRKPGNIYTRITNPTLSAFEERIAALEGGVGALATASGMAAVTYTILALAHAGDHVVAASTIYGGTFNLLKETLPRYGITTTFVDIENLAEVEVAIQDNTKLVLIESLGNPLINIPDFDALAELVHAHKIPLISDNTFATPYLINVFSHGVDIAVHSATKFIGGHGTSIGGVIVDSGRFDWEASGKFPQFVDPDPSYHDISYTRDVGAAAFVTAVRTQLLRDTGAAMSPFNAFLFLQGLETLSLRVERHVSNAEKIVDFLAEHPKVEQVNYPKLAGSPYHALAEKYFPKGVGSIFTFNVKGGEKEARKVIDSLEIFSDLANVADAKSLVVHPATTTHGQMSPEAQLAAGITPNQIRLSIGLENVDDLIEDLRIALESI; the protein is encoded by the coding sequence ATGACACGTGAATTTAAATTTGAAACCCTGCAACTTCATGCTGGACAGACAGTTGACCCGACAACCAAGTCGCGGGCTCTGCCTATTTACCAGACAACTTCCTATGTGTTTGATGATACTCAGGAGGGAGAAGATCTCTTTGCCCTGCGCAAACCGGGCAATATCTACACTCGGATTACCAATCCGACCCTGTCTGCTTTTGAGGAGCGCATTGCAGCTTTGGAGGGTGGAGTCGGAGCTCTAGCAACAGCTTCTGGTATGGCAGCTGTTACCTATACCATTTTAGCCTTAGCTCATGCTGGCGATCATGTAGTGGCAGCCTCTACCATCTACGGCGGTACCTTTAATCTGCTCAAGGAAACCTTGCCTCGCTATGGCATTACCACGACTTTTGTGGATATTGAAAATCTGGCTGAAGTAGAAGTGGCCATTCAGGACAATACCAAGCTGGTTTTGATTGAAAGCTTGGGCAATCCGCTGATTAATATTCCAGACTTTGATGCTTTGGCAGAGCTGGTTCATGCTCATAAAATTCCGCTGATTTCCGACAATACCTTTGCCACTCCTTATCTGATCAATGTCTTTTCTCATGGAGTGGACATCGCGGTGCATTCTGCGACCAAGTTTATCGGTGGTCATGGAACCAGCATTGGCGGTGTGATTGTGGACAGCGGTCGTTTCGACTGGGAAGCTTCTGGCAAGTTTCCGCAGTTTGTTGATCCGGACCCGAGCTATCATGATATCAGTTATACACGTGATGTTGGAGCAGCAGCCTTTGTTACTGCTGTCCGGACTCAGCTCTTGCGCGATACGGGCGCAGCCATGTCTCCCTTCAATGCCTTTCTCTTCCTGCAGGGGTTGGAAACTCTCTCTTTGCGTGTAGAGCGCCATGTGTCCAATGCCGAGAAGATTGTAGATTTCCTAGCAGAGCATCCTAAGGTCGAGCAGGTCAATTATCCCAAGCTCGCTGGCAGTCCTTACCATGCTTTGGCAGAAAAATATTTCCCTAAAGGTGTGGGCTCTATTTTCACCTTTAATGTCAAAGGTGGAGAGAAAGAAGCTCGTAAGGTTATTGACAGCTTAGAGATTTTCTCTGACTTGGCCAATGTAGCAGATGCTAAGTCCCTGGTCGTCCATCCAGCTACGACGACTCACGGTCAGATGTCACCAGAAGCTCAGCTGGCAGCAGGCATTACACCAAATCAAATTCGTCTCTCTATCGGCTTGGAAAATGTGGATGACTTG
- the lepB gene encoding signal peptidase I translates to MLKRDLLRNIIIFSVLAAIIIGLRVFIYTPYRVTEQDSNSYLAKNDLVLATRKQDIKRGDFVLYEVDGKDYVGRVIAQEKDQVTYMDDLLYLNGQVMSEEYIEKMREKYLASAGSSGYYTHDFSIMDLKDSKSDKITKDSYLILNDRRENTKDSREFGLIKASQIKGVVEFRLSPLNEFGFIKNK, encoded by the coding sequence ATGTTAAAGAGAGATTTATTAAGAAATATCATTATTTTTTCAGTACTGGCAGCTATTATTATAGGGCTGAGAGTTTTTATTTATACGCCTTATCGGGTGACTGAGCAAGACAGCAATTCCTATTTGGCAAAGAATGACTTGGTCTTGGCAACGAGAAAGCAAGACATCAAGCGTGGGGATTTTGTCCTCTATGAAGTGGACGGCAAAGACTATGTCGGCCGGGTCATTGCCCAGGAAAAGGATCAGGTAACCTATATGGATGACCTCCTTTATCTGAACGGTCAGGTCATGTCGGAAGAGTATATCGAGAAAATGCGCGAGAAATATCTGGCTTCAGCAGGAAGTTCGGGTTACTATACTCATGATTTCTCTATTATGGATTTAAAAGATTCAAAGTCTGATAAAATTACTAAAGATTCTTATCTGATTCTTAATGACCGACGTGAAAATACGAAGGACAGCCGAGAATTTGGGCTCATCAAAGCCAGTCAAATCAAGGGAGTAGTGGAGTTCCGACTCTCACCGCTTAATGAATTTGGTTTTATTAAGAATAAATAA
- a CDS encoding NUDIX hydrolase, which yields MMRQSIEAWIYHPEDGEILLLKVEAEKVSFWQPITGGIESGESPEEACLREIKEETGLILACSNLTGLGNFTVKIDENLTIHKNLFLVLTEQKAIQISDEHVGAQWVALDKVSSQLYWPSNQATFEIIKEKL from the coding sequence ATGATGAGGCAGTCAATTGAAGCCTGGATCTATCATCCAGAGGATGGAGAAATCTTGCTATTGAAAGTGGAAGCTGAGAAAGTTTCCTTTTGGCAGCCCATTACTGGTGGGATTGAGAGTGGTGAGAGCCCAGAAGAGGCCTGCCTTCGTGAAATAAAAGAAGAGACAGGCTTGATCTTAGCTTGTTCAAACCTGACGGGTCTTGGAAATTTCACAGTAAAGATTGATGAAAATCTGACTATCCACAAAAATCTCTTTCTAGTTCTGACTGAACAGAAGGCAATCCAGATTTCTGATGAGCATGTGGGAGCTCAGTGGGTAGCTTTAGACAAAGTTTCGTCGCAGTTGTACTGGCCCAGCAATCAAGCGACTTTTGAGATTATAAAAGAGAAGCTATAA
- a CDS encoding cation diffusion facilitator family transporter, which translates to MKNPSNNLKLAERGAILSIATYLILSAVKIIAGSTLQSSSLTADGFNNVSDIVANIAVLIGLRMARKPADRDHRFGHWKIEDLASLITSFIMFFVGFDVLIETIQKIISNQETKLDPVGAVVGIISAIIMLGVYFYNKTLAKKAHSKALDAAAKDNLSDAVTSIGTSVAIIASAFNFPIVDKLAAIIITFFILKTAYDIFMESSFSLSDGFDESLLQDYKQAILEIPKITQVKSQRGRTYGSNIYLDIILEMNPDLSVFESHEIADQVEDMLMERFGVFDIDIHIEPAPIPEDETLDNLYPNLLMREQLVEQGNQLDTLLSAEFLYISQDGRQLNKAEFQAERASKTPLKNVELLSVSQKTKLIRYEMDGVIHTSHWRRHEVWQNIFHQETRKNQSDD; encoded by the coding sequence ATGAAAAATCCTAGTAACAATCTGAAGCTAGCGGAGAGAGGAGCCATCCTGTCCATCGCTACCTATCTGATTCTCTCAGCGGTCAAGATTATCGCAGGCTCGACCCTCCAGTCCTCCAGTCTGACGGCCGATGGCTTCAACAACGTCTCTGATATCGTGGCTAATATCGCCGTTTTAATTGGCCTGCGTATGGCTAGAAAACCAGCCGACCGTGACCATCGCTTTGGCCACTGGAAGATAGAAGATCTGGCCAGTCTCATCACATCTTTCATCATGTTTTTCGTTGGATTTGATGTCTTGATAGAGACCATTCAGAAAATTATTTCCAATCAAGAGACCAAGCTTGACCCAGTTGGTGCCGTGGTCGGAATCATCTCGGCAATCATTATGTTAGGTGTTTATTTTTACAATAAAACACTGGCTAAAAAAGCTCACTCCAAGGCTCTGGATGCCGCAGCCAAGGATAACCTATCAGACGCTGTCACTTCTATCGGCACTTCAGTTGCTATCATTGCCAGCGCCTTTAACTTTCCAATCGTTGATAAGCTAGCAGCCATTATCATTACCTTCTTCATTCTCAAGACGGCCTACGATATCTTTATGGAATCTTCCTTCAGCCTGTCCGACGGATTTGATGAAAGCCTGCTGCAGGACTATAAGCAAGCTATCTTGGAAATTCCTAAAATCACTCAAGTCAAGTCACAGCGCGGCCGGACCTATGGCAGTAATATATATCTGGATATTATCTTGGAAATGAATCCGGATTTGTCTGTTTTTGAAAGCCATGAGATTGCGGACCAAGTTGAGGATATGCTTATGGAGCGCTTCGGAGTCTTTGATATTGACATTCATATTGAGCCTGCTCCCATTCCCGAGGATGAGACGCTGGACAATCTTTACCCAAACCTGCTCATGCGTGAACAGCTCGTGGAGCAAGGCAACCAACTGGATACACTTCTGTCCGCCGAATTTCTCTACATTTCCCAAGATGGCCGACAGCTAAACAAGGCTGAATTTCAGGCAGAAAGAGCCTCAAAAACTCCTCTCAAAAACGTTGAACTGCTTTCTGTCAGCCAGAAAACCAAACTCATCCGCTATGAAATGGACGGTGTTATCCATACCAGCCACTGGCGCCGCCACGAAGTATGGCAAAACATCTTTCACCAAGAGACACGAAAAAACCAGTCTGATGATTAA